A single Phoenix dactylifera cultivar Barhee BC4 chromosome 1, palm_55x_up_171113_PBpolish2nd_filt_p, whole genome shotgun sequence DNA region contains:
- the LOC103714230 gene encoding LOW QUALITY PROTEIN: DEAD-box ATP-dependent RNA helicase 1 (The sequence of the model RefSeq protein was modified relative to this genomic sequence to represent the inferred CDS: deleted 1 base in 1 codon) — translation MEDSQAKRVPHLPWMRNPVDINLYEECPFGLLPCLDPRLEEALQKIGIQSLFPVQVAVWQETIGPGAFERDICVNSPTGSGKTLAYALPIVQMLSTRKIRCLRALVVLPTRDLAVQVKEVFATIASAVGLRVGLAVGQSSLADEISELIRRPKLEMCSSFDPDDIQMEPQTSVDILVATPGRLMDHINTTKGFSLEHLCYLVVDETDRLLREAYQSWLPTVIQLTCSNDQALFDHARLGPSISGSLATIRRSGVERGFKGKSYPRLVKMILSATLTQDPSKLSQLDLHHPLLLTSGERRYKLPEKLECYKLICISKLKPLYLVALLQDLRGEKCIVFTSSVESTHRLCTLLNFFGDLPCKISEYSRRQHQSLRSKTLKTFRKGKIEVLVATDAMTRGMDVEGIRNVINYDMPAYVKTYIHRAGRTARAGQTGRCFTLLRKDETKRFSKMLQKINNNSCNLHSLPADSIEELRPIYSSALKKLKGCVESETARKSGISAKSVKSSDRKKGKDRMKE, via the exons atGGAGGACTCGCAGGCGAAGCGCGTTCCTCACTTGCCTTGGATGCGAAACCCAGTCGATATCAATCTTTATGAAGAATGCCCCTTCGGTCTCCTACCATGTCTTGATCCCAG ATTGGAGGAGGCTTTGCAGAAAATCGGTATTCAGTCACTTTTTCCAGTGCAAGTAGCAGTGTGGCAAGAAACAATTGGACCTGGTGCTTTTGAGAGAGACATTTGTGTCAATTCCCCGACAGGGAGCGGCAAGACTCTGGCTTATGCTTTACCTATTGTGCAGATGCTCTCAACTCGGAAGATAAGATGTTTGCGAGCATTAGTTGTTTTGCCTACTCGTGATTTGGCCGTGCAG GTTAAAGAAGTTTTTGCAACTATTGCCTCTGCAGTAGGTCTGCGTGTAGGCTTAGCAGTTGGTCAATCATCACTTGCAGATGAAATTTCAGAGCTCATTAGGAGACCTAAGCTAGAGATGTGCTCATCATTTGATCCAGATGACATACAAATGGAGCCACAAACTTCAGTGGACATATTGGTGGCAACTCCAGGAAGGCTGATGGATCATATTAACACGACAAAGGGTTTTAGTCTGGAACATCTTTGTTATCTG GTAGTTGATGAGACAGATCGATTGTTAAGAGAGGCATATCAGTCCTGGTTGCCGACTGTGATTCAGCTTACTTGTTCAAATGATCAGGCATTATTTGACCATGCAAGACTTGGGCCCTCGATTTCTGGTTCCTTGGCAACCATAAGGAGATC TGGTGTTGAAAGGGGGTTTAAAGGTAAAAGTTACCCAAGGCTTGTTAAAATGATTCTCTCTGCTACACTGACTCAAGATCCTAGCAAGCTTTCTCAACTTGACTTGCATCATCCTTTGTTGTTGACAAGTGGGGAGAGGCGATACAAACTTCCAGAAAAACTGGAATGTTACAAGCTG ATTTGTATATCAAAACTGAAGCCATTGTATCTAGTTGCTCTTCTACAAGATTTGAGAGGGGAAAAGTGTATAGTATTTACATCGTCTGTAGAATCAACTCACAGACTATGcactttattaaatttctttggAGACTTGCCATGCAAAATTAGTGAATATTCACGTCGGCAGCATCAGTCTTTGCGAAG cAAAACATTGAAGACCTTTAGG AAGGGGAAAATAGAAGTGCTTGTTGCTACAGATGCAATGACTCGAGGAATGGATGTTGAAGGAATAAGAAATGTTATCAATTATGATATGCCTGCTTATGTTAAGACTTACATTCATCGAGCAGGCCGCACTGCAAGAGCAGGTCAGACTGGGCGTTGCTTTACTTTACTGCGAAAAGATGAG aCTAAACGTTTCAGTAAGATGCTTCAGAAGATTAACAATAATTCATGTAATCTTCACTCTTTGCCTGCTGATTCAATAGAAGAGCTTCGCCCTATTTATTCTTCTG CATTGAAAAAgttgaaaggatgtgtggagtCAGAAACAGCAAGGAAATCCGGTATCAGTGCTAAGTCTGTAAAGTCTAGTGATAGAAAGAAAGGCAAagacagaatgaaagaatag